A window of uncultured Gellertiella sp. genomic DNA:
GATCAAAGCCCATCACGTCGTCCTTCACCCAGAAGGTGGCGTGCGGATTGCCCATCGAGGCAACGGCCGGCGAATGCAGCACCGGATTGTCGATGGGTCCGATCTGCAGCTCGATGCGGGACGTGTCGTGAAACTCTTCCGACAGCGGAATTTTCGTCCAGTCGAAGGCGGGCTTGCCCATGTCGACCGAAATCAACCCGTCTTCAAGCTCGCGGGCAAACAGCAGGCCGGCGCGGGTGTGAAAGGTGAAACTCTTCTGCCCGGTCTCGGCGGACAGCGCCTGCACGACGCAGCGCGTGCCATTGCCGCAGGCCTCCGCATTGCTGCCGTCGCAATTGATGATGTCGATCCAGGCATCGGTGCCGTCAGCCTTCGGATCGTGGATTGCCATGATCTGGTCGAACCGGGTGGCGGGATCGGCGGCAAGCGCAATCGCCGCATCCGGGGTGACGCGGTCCGGGCGGCCACGCATGTCGATGACGAGGATCTTGTTGCCAAGCCCGTTCATGCGCGCAAAGGGAACCATCTCTGCCATCTGCCTCACTATACTCCGCCGGAATAACGCCCTGTTCCCCGTGTATATGGCGGAAGTCGGGCGAAATTACCAGTCTCGGCAGCGGCGCGTTTTCTGTCGCCGGAAGCCGTCAGACCGGCGACACGTCAAACACCTCGCCGGGCCGCAGGGCCAAGAACCGGTCACGCGCTATCCCGGCCTGATCCAGCGCCCGGCCGAGATCCTCGACCGGCGCATCGATCCCCTCGTTGGTGAGCTGGAACGTGCCGAAGTGATGGCCGATGGCATGGGCGGCGTGGCAGAGTTTCATGCCCTCCACCGCCTCTTCCGGGTTCTGGTGCTGGCCGCGCATGAACCAGCGCGGCTCATAGGCGCCGATGGGAAGGATCGCCAGCCGGAAATCGCCATGCTTGCGATGCAGTTCGCGATAGTTGATACCGCGGTGAAAGCCGGTATCGCCAACATGGTAGACCTTGCCCGCTGGCGTCGACAGCACGAAGGCCGCCCAGAGCGCCATCCGCCGGTCCGCCGCGCCGCGCGCCGACCAGTGGTGGCAAGGCTCGCAATCCAGCGTGAGGCGATCATTGATCTCCAGCCGGTCACCCCAGTCCATGCTGCTGACATGGGCGGCGGGAATGGCCCGATGGATGATCCGGTCATTGCCGAGCGGCGTGACGAATTGCGGCGCCCAGGCCCGTTGCAGCGATTTCAGCGTCGCGAGATCGAGATGGTCATAGTGGTTATGGGTGACGATGACGACATGGATCGGCGGCAGGTCGGCAAAGGCGATGCCGGGCGGCAAAGCCCGCTGCGGGCCGATGAAGCTGAGCGGGCTCACCCGGCGCGACCAGACGGGATCGGTAAGAATGTTCATTCCCGCCACCTGGATGAGCAGGCTGGCATGCCCGACCATGGTGACCCGCAGGCGCTCGCCATTGATATTGCGGACCGGGCGAACGGCAGGAAGCGGCGCTGGACCCGGCCTTGGCCAGCGCGCCCGACCGCCGCCGAACTGCCATTTCAGCAGATCGGTGAAGGAGCCGGGCTCGACACCGCCGGGATTGAAGAACCGGAGACCATCGAAATGGTCGGTGACCGGTCCCTGATAGTAGGGATTGCGTGCGGATATTGGTCCAGCCATGAAGAGGTCCCGTGCGTGTCTGTTGCGTGTCAGGTGTCCCGCCCGGATGTGAAATTCAAGGCGGGACATGCAAAAGATCCGGATGCCTGCCCCGGCTGCCTCCACCCTGACCGGCAAAACGTCGGCTTTTGGCAGCGCTACAGCGCCCCAGCTTGACTTTTGCCGCGCAATCGTGTCTTAAGCGCCCATTCAGCGAGAGCATTGAGCATCACGCCGCCGACCGGGGCCCTTCAAAGTGGCAAGGTATCCCGGAGGTCAACATCCGACAGCGCGATGCGCCCTCGGGTGCTTTCCGGCATTGCGTCTTGTCATTCTTCCGTTGAGCGCCAACGTTTCCGGTACCCCGAAAACGGCACAAGGAAGAGAAGATGTTTGAAAACCTCCAGGACCGTCTTGGTTCCATTCTGAATGGACTGACAGGCCGTGGCGCCCTTTCGGAAGCCGATGTTTCCGCCGCGCTGCGGGAGGTTCGCCGCGCGCTTCTGGAAGCCGACGTGTCGCTGGACGTGGTGCGCTCCTTTACCGACCGCGTGCGCGACAAGGCCGTTGGCGCGGAAATCCTGAAAAGCATCAAGCCCGGCCAGATGGTGGTCAAGATCGTCCATGACGAGCTGGTCGAAATGCTGGGTTCCGACGGCGTCGGCATCGACCTGCACGCCGCCGCCCCGGTGGTGATCATGATGGTCGGCCTGCAGGGTTCGGGCAAGACCACGACGACGGCGAAAATCGCCCACCGGCTGACGACCCGCGACCGTCGCAAG
This region includes:
- the dapF gene encoding diaminopimelate epimerase, whose product is MAEMVPFARMNGLGNKILVIDMRGRPDRVTPDAAIALAADPATRFDQIMAIHDPKADGTDAWIDIINCDGSNAEACGNGTRCVVQALSAETGQKSFTFHTRAGLLFARELEDGLISVDMGKPAFDWTKIPLSEEFHDTSRIELQIGPIDNPVLHSPAVASMGNPHATFWVKDDVMGFDLARFGPLLENHPIFPERANITLARVTSPASMTVRTWERGAGETLACGSAACAAAVNAARLGKTGRKVTIDVATSPGRVPLLIEWRERDDHVIMTGPAEWEWSGRVDPETGAFERDRETVAP
- a CDS encoding MBL fold metallo-hydrolase, with the translated sequence MAGPISARNPYYQGPVTDHFDGLRFFNPGGVEPGSFTDLLKWQFGGGRARWPRPGPAPLPAVRPVRNINGERLRVTMVGHASLLIQVAGMNILTDPVWSRRVSPLSFIGPQRALPPGIAFADLPPIHVVIVTHNHYDHLDLATLKSLQRAWAPQFVTPLGNDRIIHRAIPAAHVSSMDWGDRLEINDRLTLDCEPCHHWSARGAADRRMALWAAFVLSTPAGKVYHVGDTGFHRGINYRELHRKHGDFRLAILPIGAYEPRWFMRGQHQNPEEAVEGMKLCHAAHAIGHHFGTFQLTNEGIDAPVEDLGRALDQAGIARDRFLALRPGEVFDVSPV